The following coding sequences are from one Streptomyces sp. V3I7 window:
- a CDS encoding DUF4291 domain-containing protein, which translates to MTTPTTPTAPRYEIRAAHTDTTITVYQAYAPAIGIPAAKEGRFPAAWKRDRMTWIKPSFLWTMYRCGWATKEGQEAVLAVEITREGFEWALSRACLSHYDKDLHSDPAAWKQALNEAPARVQWDPERDLHLHPLPHRSLQLGLTGEAAHRFADEWIVSITDVTPLAHAVHGHVRDGDLDAARGLLPIERAYPVPDGFLGHLHR; encoded by the coding sequence GTGACAACACCAACGACACCCACCGCGCCCAGATACGAGATCCGCGCGGCGCACACGGACACCACGATCACCGTTTACCAGGCGTACGCACCCGCAATCGGCATACCCGCGGCCAAGGAAGGCCGCTTCCCCGCGGCCTGGAAGCGGGACCGGATGACCTGGATCAAGCCGTCGTTCCTCTGGACGATGTACCGCTGCGGCTGGGCCACCAAGGAAGGCCAGGAGGCCGTCCTCGCCGTGGAGATCACCCGCGAGGGCTTCGAGTGGGCACTGTCACGCGCCTGCCTGTCGCACTACGACAAGGACCTCCACTCCGACCCTGCCGCTTGGAAGCAAGCGCTGAACGAAGCGCCGGCACGCGTCCAGTGGGACCCCGAACGCGACCTGCACCTCCACCCCCTGCCACACCGATCCCTCCAACTAGGCCTCACCGGCGAAGCCGCGCACCGCTTCGCTGACGAGTGGATCGTGTCCATCACCGACGTGACGCCGCTGGCCCACGCGGTCCATGGGCACGTACGGGACGGGGACCTGGATGCGGCCCGGGGACTCCTGCCAATTGAACGCGCCTACCCGGTGCCTGACGGGTTCTTGGGGCACCTGCACCGATGA
- the mycP gene encoding type VII secretion-associated serine protease mycosin — protein sequence MAGSTAAVGALVFAAASPAAADQVRQDQWPLHALDAEAVWKVATGKGVTVAVIDNGVDASHPDLKGNVLPGKDFIDGDSDASPAAGAYHGTSMAGDIAGHGHGPNGADGVKGLAPQAKILPLRDDGAQTGGLAPSIRYAVDHGASVINISEGGGPVDSSGEELKAIQYALQHNVIVVAASGNEGKSGTKAIGYPASYPGVVNVGAVKEANEIWEKSNSGTNVLLTAPGYHVVSTSTNSYGYGMGTGTSDSTAYVSAACALLREKFPDLTAGQIVNRLTRTAGLPASAKGLKLPDQKYGYGYIRPLAALQQNIPAGSKNGPLTMPASETAVPPASTSADSPSGLTTSSIIARVVLAGLGVLIVIGVPLLLVLRAKRRRAAEQAQFNQQHGYGSYPPNSYPDSAPYQ from the coding sequence ATGGCAGGCAGTACGGCAGCGGTGGGAGCGCTGGTCTTCGCCGCCGCGTCACCAGCAGCGGCAGACCAGGTGAGGCAGGACCAATGGCCGCTCCATGCCCTTGACGCCGAGGCGGTCTGGAAGGTCGCGACCGGGAAGGGCGTCACCGTAGCCGTCATCGACAACGGCGTCGACGCCTCCCACCCCGACCTGAAGGGCAACGTCCTGCCGGGCAAGGACTTCATCGACGGTGACTCCGACGCCTCGCCTGCTGCAGGCGCCTACCACGGGACATCCATGGCCGGCGACATCGCCGGCCATGGCCACGGTCCCAACGGGGCGGACGGCGTGAAGGGACTTGCTCCCCAGGCAAAGATCCTGCCCCTCCGTGATGACGGCGCCCAGACGGGCGGCCTCGCCCCGTCGATCAGATACGCGGTGGACCACGGTGCATCGGTCATCAACATTTCCGAGGGTGGGGGCCCGGTAGATTCCAGCGGCGAGGAACTGAAGGCGATTCAGTACGCGCTTCAGCACAACGTGATCGTCGTGGCAGCATCGGGCAACGAGGGAAAGAGCGGCACCAAGGCCATCGGCTACCCGGCAAGCTATCCAGGCGTAGTAAATGTCGGCGCGGTCAAGGAAGCCAACGAGATCTGGGAAAAGTCCAACTCCGGTACGAATGTCCTGCTGACGGCCCCCGGCTACCACGTCGTCTCCACCAGCACGAACTCCTACGGCTACGGCATGGGCACCGGTACCTCCGACTCCACCGCCTACGTCTCCGCCGCCTGCGCCCTGCTGCGCGAGAAGTTCCCCGACCTCACCGCGGGCCAGATCGTCAACCGCCTCACCAGGACCGCCGGCCTCCCCGCCTCGGCCAAGGGCCTGAAGCTCCCCGACCAGAAGTACGGCTACGGCTACATCCGCCCCCTCGCCGCCCTTCAGCAGAACATTCCGGCCGGCTCCAAGAACGGCCCACTGACCATGCCCGCATCCGAGACCGCGGTGCCCCCGGCCTCCACGTCCGCTGATTCACCAAGCGGCCTGACCACCAGCTCGATCATCGCCCGCGTGGTCCTGGCCGGCCTCGGCGTACTCATCGTGATCGGCGTGCCCCTGCTTCTGGTCCTGCGCGCGAAGCGGCGTCGGGCGGCGGAACAGGCCCAGTTCAACCAGCAGCACGGATACGGAAGCTATCCTCCGAATTCCTACCCTGATTCTGCTCCGTACCAGTGA